In the genome of Microcoleus vaginatus PCC 9802, the window CGCTAAGCGTAGCACACTCTGTTCGATAATTAATCATCGGCCATGAAAAGTTTTGTGGCGCGGCTGGTTTTAGCGCCACTCAGGGGCTGGGAACAGATAAAATTTGGGTTCTCACCCGCCCTAGGTACAAGGATGGTTAAGTTGTGAACAGAGTTATTTTAGTCTTCGACATTGACGGTGTGGTGCGGGACGTGTCCGGTTCCTATCGGCGGGCGATCGCCGATGCGGTGGAGCATTTCACGGCGGGTGCTTTTCGCCCGAATTCTCTCGATATCGACTCTCTGAAGTCTGAGGGAGTGTGGAATAATGACTGGCAGGCGTCTTTCGAGTTAGTTTGCCGTTATTTTGAGGGGATTGGGCGATCGAGAAACCAACTCGCTCTCAACTATGACGAATTAGTGGCTTTTTTCCAAAGTCGCTATCGCGGGCCTGACGAGGAAAATTGGACTGGTTACATTTGTACCGAACCCCTGCTTTTAAGTCCGGCTTACCTGGAAAATTTAACAGTTGAGGGCATTGTTTGGGGCTTTTTTAGCGGGGCGATGCGGGATGAAGCTGCTTATGTTTTGTCAGGGAAACTGAGTTTAAATTCCCCCGTGTTGGTGGCGATGGAAGATGCACCGGGAAAACCCGATCCGGCTGGACTTTTCGCGGCAATTGAACAGTTGGAAAACCTGCACGGTTTAGAAAAAAATTTGCCCGTGATTTACGCGGGAGATACTGTTGCCGATATTTACACGGTTGTGAATGCGCGGGAAGTGCAACCAAATCGGGTTTGGCTGGGGACTGGAATTTTGCCACCTCATGTTTTGGATGATTCGGTGCGCTGCGATGCTTATGCTGCAGCGCTGAAAACTGCTGGTGCAGCAGCGGTTTTCAGGAATGTCGAAGAGTTGACGGCTGCGCGGATTCGAGAATTAGTCAATTGTTAGTTGTTAGTTGTCAGTTGTCAGTTGTTATACCAATCCTAAACATTTGTGAATTTCTTACTCCCTCCCCTTGCTAAGGGGAGGGTTGGGGTGGGGTAAAAATTTACGACCCCTACAAGGATTGCTATAGTTATCGAAATAACCAATAACCAATAACCAATAACCAATGACAACCGCCAACTTTCCCTTTGAGATTATTGCAACTGCAAGAATTTGTCTAATGCACTGACTGCAACTGGCGGCCAGCGCCGGGTATGGGCAACCCAATCGATGTCTTTGTAGCGGGAATCGAGGCCGACTGCTGCTACCCAATTGCTCTCAGCTTCGCCGCGCTTTCCTGCTTCCCAAAGACAGGCGCTGAGGGCGGCTCTCATGTCGGCAAATTGGGGGTATCTGCGGACGATGTTTTTCATGTTGCGAATTGCTTCTTTAGTTTGCCCGTTTTGATAAAGTGCGAGGGCGTGGTTGGCGCGGGCAAAGGCGTATTCGGGGGCTAATTCAAAGGCTTTGCTGTAGTCGGCAATTGCTTGTTCCCATTTTCCTAAACCTGCTTCGGCGTTGCCTCGGTTGTTGTAGGCTGCTGGATCTTTGGGGTCTAATTCTAGCACGTGATTGTAGTCGGCGATCGCTTCTTCCCAGCGTCCTAAACCTTCTAAGGCTGTGCCGCGGTTTAGGTATGGATCGGGGGCGTCGGGAGCTAGTTCGATCGCTCTTTCGTAGTCGGAAATTGCTGCTTGTAGCTTGTTTTGGCTGACTCTTGAATTGCCTCGGTTGCTCCAAGCGGCGGCTTGTGAAGGAAATTTGTCAATAATTTGAGTCCAAAAAGTTTCAGCGGCGGGAAATTTGCCTTCATTTGTAGCTTCAAAAGCTTTTTGAACGAGTTCTCCCAGTTCCTGTTCGGGAGTGGCGATATCTGTTGGTTGTACTTGTGCGGTAGCGGGCGCGATATTTCCCAACCAAACTAACCCGGTTACAATTAATACTGTAAAAAATGTCAAAAGTGAGCGAATCATCGTTGTTGGCAGTTTAAACTTTACTAAACATATTATTAACCGAAATTGCGGGCGTTGCTTGGATAGTACCAGTTTCAAAAAAGGATGTGACTGTAGGCAACCTCCGAACCCTTATTTCATCAGTCATTTACAAATCTAAAATCTAAAATCTAAAATCTCAATAAGTTAGGGAGAATTTGGTGAAAAAACGGTTGCTAATTTTGGGCGGAACGGGGGATGCTGCGGAACTGGCGGTAAGAGCGTCTCAAATTGCTGAAATTGAGGTCGTATCTTCGCTAGCAGGACGCACTCAACAGCCTTTTACCCCAAAAACGGGTACGGTGCGAATTGGGGGGTTTGGTGGGGCGGCTGGACTGGCAGCGTTTTTGCTCGATCGCCCGATCGACTTGTTAATTGATGCTACTCATCCGTTTGCGGCTCAGATTTCTGCCAATGCTGCTATTGCTGCTGCTGAATGCAATGTGCCCTATTTGATGCTGGTGCGTCCAGCTTGGGAGAGGGTGGAGGGCGATCGCTGGATTGAAGTTGCCAGCCACTCGCAGGCTGCAAAAGCTTTATTAGGGCAGTCTCAGCGGGTGTTTCTCACCATTGGTAGGCAGGAATTGGCGGAGTTTGCGGGTTTGGATGCTATTTGGTTTTTGATGCGGGCGATCGATCCTCCTGCACTCAATTCTCCTGTTCCTAACGGTAAATTGTTATTAGCAAGGGGGCCTTTTACATTGGAAGACGATCGGCAACTGCTGTTAGAATATCAGATTGATACAATTGTTAGCAAAAACAGCGGAGGCGGTGCTACTTATGCGAAAATTGCTGCGGCTAGGGAACTGGGAATTCCAGTTGTGATGGTGCAGCGACCGCAGATTCCCGATGTTGAGCAGGTTGCTGATGTTGAAGGGGCGATCGCTTGGCTGAGGGAGCAATTGAATTAATTTAATCTTACTTACATCTTGCCTCAATTTTAGTAACAGGCAAGATGCCTGTTTCACAAGACATAAATTTTTTTGTGGGGTGGGCATCTTGCCCGCCCCCAAAGGTTACTAACAGGCAAGATGCCTGTTTCACAAAACATAAACTTCCTTCCAGCCTCTGCCTGGGAATACAAATTGATCGGCTGTGCCTCGAATACCCAATTACTTAGATTTTTTCTGACTATTCAAAGAGTTAAGATGATTGTTCATATCCTGCAAATATTTTGATAAAACAGGATACTGTGAAGTTGCTAGTAGTGCATCTTTTTTCTGGCTGACAGTTGTTTCTAAGGGCAAAACGCGATAGTTCGTTTTATTGTTCTGAGTATAGCGGTGTACCCAAGTCGGAATGGTTTTGATGCTGGTAATTTCTGTAGTTTTTTCGGGAAATCTTTTGCGAATATTTACTTGCAAAATTACGCCTAAGTCTGTATATTTTTTATTCTGACCGGAAATGAAGTTTCCCATTGAATAAATTGCTACAGCTTTGCGAGTTTTGCCATTTTTTCCGGGAAACTTAAAAATTTTGTAAGGTTGGACGACGTGGGGATGGCTGCCGAGAATGATGTCTGCACCAGCTTTTAATAGGTTTTCAACTAATTGTTTTTGTTGGGGGTTTGGCTGTCGCTGATATTCGTCGCCAAAATGCAGGGAAATTGCGATAATATCTGCTCCTTGCTTTCGGGCTTTGGCAATGTCTTTGACTATCTTTTTTTCGTCTATTAGCGAAACTAAGTAGTCTTTGCCTTTGGGTATGGGAATGCCGTTTGTGCCGTAGGTGTAGGCTAGCAGGGCTAGTGAAATGTTGTTTTTGGTGCTGATTAAAGTGCGTGAAGCCTCGGCGGCTGATGTGGCTGTTCCTGTGAACGCAATTTTGCGATCGCTCAGATTGGCGATCGTCCTAATTACTCCTTTTTCTCCACGGTCTAAAGCATGATTGTTGGCGGTTGTCAAGATATTAAATCCGGCTTTTTTAGTCGCATCCGCTAATTGAGCCGGTGCGTTAAATAGCGGATATCCCGTATATCCGCCCGCATCTTCGCCCGCTAAAGGTGTTTCGAGATTTCCGATGACCCAATCGCCTTTTGACAGGATACTTTTAACTGGTCCGAAGAAATTGTCAAAATTGTATGTTTTCTTTTTTGCGTCGTAGCCCGAGCGCGTTTGGGTACTGTGCATCATGATGTCGCCGACAGCAATTAGTGTTGCTTCTTTGATCTCAGACTTTGGTTTGGCGGGAACAGGGGTTGCTATTGGCGATCGACTTTCTGTAGGCTGTGTGTTGGTTTGTGGCGTTTGGATATTGCAGCCTGCGATCGAAAGCATAGCAATTATCGAGAGCAACCGACGAAAATTCATGATTTTTGGGAGTGATTTGTCGGCTTATATGGTATCATAACTAATTTACTTACGGCTAAACAAATGAAAAAAAACTATCTAATTCTTGCCTTGATGGTTTTTGTATCAATTACGGGTTTTGGGATTTTAACTTACGCTCAAACTTCGGGCGATAGACCTTTTGAATTTGCCTTAATTGGCGATTTGCCCTACAGTGCCGAACAGGAAGCAAAATTTCCGAGTTTGATTGCAGATATCAATCGATCGCCCGCAGCGTTTGTCGTCCACGACGGCGACATTAAAAACGGTTCTAGTGTCTGCGATGATGCAACTTTTGTCAGTCGCAAGCAGTTATTTGATAATTTTGAGATGCCATTTATTCTCGCTTATGGTGACAATGAATGGACGGATTGTCACCGTTCAAATAACGGCAGTTACGATCCAGTAGAAAGACTCGCTAAACTGCGGGAAATTTTCAACCAAGGTAATCAAAGTTTGGGAAAGCGCACCTTAACTCTCACCCGTCAAAGCGAAAACCCGCAGTTTGCTAAATTCCGCGAAAATGTTCGCTGGACTTATCATGGAGTTGTGTTTTTGGCGATAAATATGCCGGGAAGCAACAACAATTTTGGTCGCACTCCCGAAGCAGATGCAGAATATGCCGATCGCAATTCAGCTAACTTAGCCTGGATCAAAGAATGTTTTGCTTTAGCCAAACGCAGCAACAGCAAAGGAATTGTGTTAGTTGCACAGGCAAATCCGGGATTTGAACTCGAGCCGACGGACAAAAGAAGAAGCGGCTACAACGATTTTATCGCAACTCTGGAAACAGAAACAGGCAATTTCCCAGGGCAGGTTGTATTCGTCCACGGCGATACTCACTATTTCCGCATCGATAAACCTTTACCCTATTTTACCGATGAGACTCAACTACCGAGAATGAAAAATTTTACTAGAGTTGAAACTTTTGGTTCTCCAAACGTGCATTGGTTGCGGGCTTTTTATGACCCTAAAAATCCTAATTTGTTTGAATTTAAACAGCAGATTGTTCCGGAAAATTAGGCTATCTAACACCATTTTTATGCAAGATAAATAATTTTTGGATTACACTGAAGATAGGTATAATTGAGGAATTTATTTATGACAGTCGCAACTAGGCGCTTCACCCTGGAAGAATTTTTGAAACTGCCAGAAACTAAACCTGCCAGCGAATACATTGAGGGGGAGATTATCCAAAAACCTATGCCGAAAACTAAACATTCTCGTCTCCAGGGGCAATTCCTGCGTATCATTAATGAAGTGGTAGAGGAACCCAAGATAGCTTACGCTTTTCCCGAGTTGCGGTGTACGTTTGGCGGTCGATCGATTGTTCCAGATATTGCGGTACTATTGTGGGAACAGATTCAATTTGATGATAGCGGCGAACCAGTGGATGATGTGCGAATTGCGCCGTATTGGACGATCGAAATCCTGTCGCCACAGCAAAGCTCAAATCGCGTAACTAGAAAAATTATTCACTGTCTGCAACATAATTGTCAGTTGGGGTGGCTAATCGATCCAGACGATCGATCGATTTTAGCGTTTTTGCCCAACCAACAACCGCAATTCTGCGAAGGTAGCGATGTCCTTCCTGTGCCCGAAATGATTCCCCTGAATATCACCGCCGAACAGGTGTTTAGCTGGTTGAGAATGCAACAATGAATCAGGGCGATCGTCTTTTTTGTACCACTTTAAAAAATCTTCCGGTGTGGTTTGTAGTGAAAACTTTAGCTTTCATCTCAACTAAGGACTGAAATCCTTACTACAAACCAAATCCCCTATTGCCGCCACCTGTCAAATTGGTCTTCGGAACAGCCATTAATAAATTGATTGTTCACCCAACCGTCAAGGATTGTCAAAGTTTCATTAGGAGGATTACCCGAAAATCTGGCCGCAATTTTCACCCACTTACCTTGTCTGCTGACAGCCCTAACTCCGTCTCCCCTTTTGAGTTTAGCTACAACCGCGTACTTATTGCCTGGACCTTTGCGAATGTTAACAGCGCCGCCATTACCCGTAATAAACGAGCATTGAGTTTGCTTTTTTAAAGCTTCTGCTTTTGCGGGAGCAAGGCTTTGCTGCTTGCCGAAAACAGGAAAGCTGTAAAGTGAGAAGCTAAAACTTGCAACGACGGCTGCAATAAAAAAGGCTTTTGATTGAGTAAAAATTAGCATTATTTCATTTCCTTGGATTGACCGAACTGAAGTCCTGACTATGATTTTTGGGAGAAAGACTTCAGTCCTTACTACTAACTGTTATTTGACAGAGGCAAACCATTCGGTAACACCTTGGGCGATCGCCTCGGCTAACTTCTTCTGTTCTGTTGGATTCACAATCCATTCAAACTCTTCGGGATTGATCAGAAATCCCAATTCCATTAAAACAGATGGAGCAACGGCAGGACGAGTCATTGCTAAGTTGTTCCAAAATACACCATAGCTCGGACGGTTCAACTTGGCAACTAAATAATTGTGCAAAAACATTGCCAAACTGTGCGCTTGTGGGTGAAACCAGAAAGCGCCGACACCTTTAGTCTTAATCGCGTCGCCGTTATCCGGCAAAGCATTGTAGTGAATTGAAATTGCGATGGCAGGTTCTTCTTTTTGAATCATTTCCACCCTTGGCGGCAAATCCAAATCGACATCTTCCACCCGCGTCATTAGCACATTCGCGCCCCGATTCACCAATTCTTCTCGCACCAATTTCGACACAGTTAAAGCTACTGTTTTTTCTCTAATCCCCACTGGACTCACAGCACCTCCATCCTCCGACCCGCCGTGTCCCGGATCGATCAGAATCTTAATTCCCGACAGCGGCTTTGCTTGCGAATTGGGCACCGCGCTTGTATTGGCCGGCGGGTGTTTTAAAGACAACACTAAAGTTGTGCCCTCGTATCTCAACTTGTAACCCCACTGTTGGGCGGATTTGAGATTAAAAGTGTATTGTACTTGCAGCGGCGATATTTGTTGCCATTCCAAACGCGAAATTACGGGGTCATCCTGGATGCGAATAATGTCAGTTTGAGCAGTAGTATTGTACAGGGTTAAAGTGAAAGTGCGTTCTCCTTCTTGCACAGTGACTGGGACGGGTATTTCTAAGGGAAATAAGACCTCTGTCCAGCCGGAAACTTGACGCGAACTGGCGCTGCGAATAATCGATCGCGGAGGCACTGCATCCTTGACAATTTGCACTTCTGATGCTTTAATCCAAGCACCGTAATCGAGTCTGAGCCATTCTCCCTCGCGCCCGATAACTGTTGCTCGCGTTCCCTTGGGCAGCGGTGTCATCCGAGAAAAATCTGTACTCGCCCCGGTTCGGGCAACACCCGGATCTGCTGTTACTTCGGCTATTTCTAAGTCAGCCGGAGAAAGAATAGAAATCTTGCCAGTACCCTGCTGGCTGATAGTTTGATTATTCATTGTTAGCTCAAATACAGGCACTCCTAAATCCACTTTTTCCGTTTTTGGTAGCGAGGAGTTAGAGTCATTTTCCCCCCTGACCAAGGAAGCATTAGATTCATTGCCCCCCCTTGCCAAGGGGGGGTTGGGGGGGGTATGAGCGCAGCCTTGATACTGTTCGCTGCCGCCTTTTTTGATCGGGGAGTTTTCACCTAACAGTACAGATTTGTTGTCGGGTAATTCGACTTGCGATCGCGCTTTTAAAGGAATAGTAACGCCCGCCAATTTTACTGAAACTTGAGCATTCGCAGGTGCGATCGCCCCAAAGCAAATATATTCCCCCGGCAAACTCGCCACATCGACTTTCGGCGTCAGGGAATCTTTAGCAAAAGCCAATCCTACAGGGACTTCCGGCTGATTCGACTCGCGCGTCACCTTAATTTTGACTTCCTGATTTTCGTAACGCAAGGTAAAGAGATTTTCGCCGAGTTGCAGCGGAAAAGTTGGGGCGAAATGCCCGGATGCGGTGCGCGAAATTTGGTTGCCATTTACTAACACTTGTCCCGGTGCGGGCGCTGTGCCGATTAAAAAGATGCGATCGGCTGTAGTTTTGTGGTTGGCTGGAGGATAAGAGACGAACAAAGGTTGAGCCGCCACAGCTACAGAGGCGATCGCCATTATCAGCCCAAACACACATAATGCTAAAAATTTTCTCATTCTAAACTGCAACTAATTGAGACTCTGTTGGTTATTTATACTAGGACTTGCGCTAAGAAACCCGGGAGAAATCCGGGAATAAACCGGGTTTCTGAGAATTAGCCGTAAGTCCTATTTACTATACAGGCCCCATTTTATCAGGTTTGTAGTTGCAATTGAGCGATCGGCAACATAAATTCCCGCGTCAAACCATTAAGTTTTAATTAATTCCGAGGTGGTTCTCCACAGTTGCTCCAACCGATTCGCCGGCATCGTCAAATACAAAACATCCCCCGTACTCAAACAACAATTCAGCAAAGCCCAGCCGTGGAGAGTTTGACACTTAGTTTCCACATAAAGAGGCACAAAATCCGCAGACTTAGCAGCATCTTGAATGCGGTGGCCGCAGAAAGGATGTTTTGGCGTAATCAATGTGGCCAAGCAAACCCATAGACTGTCAGCAGTCATTCCGTTGCCCAAAATTCTGCCTCCAATCGCCGCCGCCGCAAAAGCAGGAGCTGCCAATTCCGTCGGGTTCAAAACTCCTTCAAACTCAAAAACTTGCTGCACCATCAAAGCAAAATGTGGGTCTTGATTGCGGACAATAACTGATAGTTTTGGTGCCAATCCTTTAGCGCTCAAGGCAATTTCGACATTAGACATATCGCTGCTAGTTACCGCCAAAAGTGCTGCCGCTTGCTTAACATTAGCAGCTTCCAGAGTTGCGGGCAAACTAGCACTTCCCTGAATGACCGGAATTTTCATTGAGCGAGCCGTGCTCAGAAACCGGCAGTTCGGATCTTGCTCGATCGCCACAATATCGTAACCGTTAGTGTGCAGTTCTTTAGCAATTTGGATGCCAATTCCTCCGAGTCCGCAAATAATGTAATGATTGCGCTGCGGAACTCGCGCCACATCCCAATATTCGGTAAAGCGAGTTCCCAATACATAATCGTTGAGCAGTGCGTAGCAGATGCCGATGATGCCGGCTCCAACTAACATCATCACAACTGTAAATAGTTTAATGCTTTCAGGAGCTTGTTCCGCCACTTTTTCATGGCCTCCGGCTCCGGTAATCATCCCTACTGAAAAATAGAGAGAATCGACAATTGAGATATTATCGTCAACACAAATATAGGTAGCAGTAGCAACGGCAATCATTGACAGCAGCGTCAGTACAACAATTACTGCTGCTTGGCTGTGCTGCTGAAATCTGTGCAGCCTAGTTAATGTTTTGAGCAGTTTTTGAGTTAAAGTTTTTTGGGGGCTGTGGATAGTCGGCTGAGTGGCAACAATTAGCCGATCGCCCTGCTGACACTGCCGATCGGCAAGCACCGCCGATACTAAA includes:
- a CDS encoding TIGR01548 family HAD-type hydrolase, producing the protein MNRVILVFDIDGVVRDVSGSYRRAIADAVEHFTAGAFRPNSLDIDSLKSEGVWNNDWQASFELVCRYFEGIGRSRNQLALNYDELVAFFQSRYRGPDEENWTGYICTEPLLLSPAYLENLTVEGIVWGFFSGAMRDEAAYVLSGKLSLNSPVLVAMEDAPGKPDPAGLFAAIEQLENLHGLEKNLPVIYAGDTVADIYTVVNAREVQPNRVWLGTGILPPHVLDDSVRCDAYAAALKTAGAAAVFRNVEELTAARIRELVNC
- a CDS encoding tetratricopeptide repeat protein, yielding MIRSLLTFFTVLIVTGLVWLGNIAPATAQVQPTDIATPEQELGELVQKAFEATNEGKFPAAETFWTQIIDKFPSQAAAWSNRGNSRVSQNKLQAAISDYERAIELAPDAPDPYLNRGTALEGLGRWEEAIADYNHVLELDPKDPAAYNNRGNAEAGLGKWEQAIADYSKAFELAPEYAFARANHALALYQNGQTKEAIRNMKNIVRRYPQFADMRAALSACLWEAGKRGEAESNWVAAVGLDSRYKDIDWVAHTRRWPPVAVSALDKFLQLQ
- a CDS encoding cobalt-precorrin-6A reductase — encoded protein: MKKRLLILGGTGDAAELAVRASQIAEIEVVSSLAGRTQQPFTPKTGTVRIGGFGGAAGLAAFLLDRPIDLLIDATHPFAAQISANAAIAAAECNVPYLMLVRPAWERVEGDRWIEVASHSQAAKALLGQSQRVFLTIGRQELAEFAGLDAIWFLMRAIDPPALNSPVPNGKLLLARGPFTLEDDRQLLLEYQIDTIVSKNSGGGATYAKIAAARELGIPVVMVQRPQIPDVEQVADVEGAIAWLREQLN
- a CDS encoding CapA family protein; its protein translation is MNFRRLLSIIAMLSIAGCNIQTPQTNTQPTESRSPIATPVPAKPKSEIKEATLIAVGDIMMHSTQTRSGYDAKKKTYNFDNFFGPVKSILSKGDWVIGNLETPLAGEDAGGYTGYPLFNAPAQLADATKKAGFNILTTANNHALDRGEKGVIRTIANLSDRKIAFTGTATSAAEASRTLISTKNNISLALLAYTYGTNGIPIPKGKDYLVSLIDEKKIVKDIAKARKQGADIIAISLHFGDEYQRQPNPQQKQLVENLLKAGADIILGSHPHVVQPYKIFKFPGKNGKTRKAVAIYSMGNFISGQNKKYTDLGVILQVNIRKRFPEKTTEITSIKTIPTWVHRYTQNNKTNYRVLPLETTVSQKKDALLATSQYPVLSKYLQDMNNHLNSLNSQKKSK
- a CDS encoding Uma2 family endonuclease, whose protein sequence is MTVATRRFTLEEFLKLPETKPASEYIEGEIIQKPMPKTKHSRLQGQFLRIINEVVEEPKIAYAFPELRCTFGGRSIVPDIAVLLWEQIQFDDSGEPVDDVRIAPYWTIEILSPQQSSNRVTRKIIHCLQHNCQLGWLIDPDDRSILAFLPNQQPQFCEGSDVLPVPEMIPLNITAEQVFSWLRMQQ
- a CDS encoding SH3 domain-containing protein, with protein sequence MLIFTQSKAFFIAAVVASFSFSLYSFPVFGKQQSLAPAKAEALKKQTQCSFITGNGGAVNIRKGPGNKYAVVAKLKRGDGVRAVSRQGKWVKIAARFSGNPPNETLTILDGWVNNQFINGCSEDQFDRWRQ
- a CDS encoding N-acetylmuramoyl-L-alanine amidase; amino-acid sequence: MRKFLALCVFGLIMAIASVAVAAQPLFVSYPPANHKTTADRIFLIGTAPAPGQVLVNGNQISRTASGHFAPTFPLQLGENLFTLRYENQEVKIKVTRESNQPEVPVGLAFAKDSLTPKVDVASLPGEYICFGAIAPANAQVSVKLAGVTIPLKARSQVELPDNKSVLLGENSPIKKGGSEQYQGCAHTPPNPPLARGGNESNASLVRGENDSNSSLPKTEKVDLGVPVFELTMNNQTISQQGTGKISILSPADLEIAEVTADPGVARTGASTDFSRMTPLPKGTRATVIGREGEWLRLDYGAWIKASEVQIVKDAVPPRSIIRSASSRQVSGWTEVLFPLEIPVPVTVQEGERTFTLTLYNTTAQTDIIRIQDDPVISRLEWQQISPLQVQYTFNLKSAQQWGYKLRYEGTTLVLSLKHPPANTSAVPNSQAKPLSGIKILIDPGHGGSEDGGAVSPVGIREKTVALTVSKLVREELVNRGANVLMTRVEDVDLDLPPRVEMIQKEEPAIAISIHYNALPDNGDAIKTKGVGAFWFHPQAHSLAMFLHNYLVAKLNRPSYGVFWNNLAMTRPAVAPSVLMELGFLINPEEFEWIVNPTEQKKLAEAIAQGVTEWFASVK
- a CDS encoding potassium channel protein, giving the protein MKPRIIVCGLGHTGHKIFCLLRQQGAIVVGISDRPIRGETSDVVVGNLQAASTLLAAGIQNAHTLVIAGDDDAVNLAILMQARILNPQIRIINRLFNTSLGDRIDHTLPDHTSMSVSSLAAPVFAFAALGSQAIGQLRLFDRTWPIHEEYIDETHPWKNRKLSDLWDDRSRMLIYYLPAANKTDLVSAVLADRQCQQGDRLIVATQPTIHSPQKTLTQKLLKTLTRLHRFQQHSQAAVIVVLTLLSMIAVATATYICVDDNISIVDSLYFSVGMITGAGGHEKVAEQAPESIKLFTVVMMLVGAGIIGICYALLNDYVLGTRFTEYWDVARVPQRNHYIICGLGGIGIQIAKELHTNGYDIVAIEQDPNCRFLSTARSMKIPVIQGSASLPATLEAANVKQAAALLAVTSSDMSNVEIALSAKGLAPKLSVIVRNQDPHFALMVQQVFEFEGVLNPTELAAPAFAAAAIGGRILGNGMTADSLWVCLATLITPKHPFCGHRIQDAAKSADFVPLYVETKCQTLHGWALLNCCLSTGDVLYLTMPANRLEQLWRTTSELIKT